A stretch of Lathyrus oleraceus cultivar Zhongwan6 chromosome 6, CAAS_Psat_ZW6_1.0, whole genome shotgun sequence DNA encodes these proteins:
- the LOC127096123 gene encoding bifunctional riboflavin biosynthesis protein RIBA 1, chloroplastic has product MARVGRWNSCISNALGLICRCDCGNQLALAMQQIEAAGRGVLVYLRGHEGRGIGLGHKLRAYNLQDDGRDTVEANEELGLAVDSREYGIGAQILRDLGVQSMKLMTNNPSKYIGLKGYGLTVSGRIPLLTLITSENKRYLETKRVKMGHIYGTEHNSGNVKTDSVEDSNSNGVTSL; this is encoded by the exons ATGGCAAGAG TTGGGAGGTGGAATAGCTGCATTTCCAATGCTTTGGGATTGATCTGCAGATGTGACTGTGGAAATCAGCTTGCACTTGCAATGCAACAGATTGAGGCAGCCGGTAGAGGTGTACTTGTATATTTACGCGGACATGAAGGTAGGGGTATTGGATTGGGCCACAAGCTCCGTGCTTATAACCTACAGGATGATGGGCGCGATACCGTAGAAGCCAATGAGGAGTTGGGATTGGCTGTTGACTCTAGGGAGTATGGCATTGGTGCGCAG ATACTGAGGGATCTAGGTGTTCAATCTATGAAGTTGATGACTAACAATCCATCCAAATATATTGGTCTCAAAGGTTATGGTTTAACTGTTTCTGGTAGGATCCCATTGTTAACTCTTATCACTTCGGAGAACAAGAGATATTTGGAGACAAAACGTGTGAAAATGGGCCACATCTATGGCACGGAACATAACAGTGGCAATGTTAAAACCGATAGTGTTGAAGATTCAAATTCAAACGGAGTTACCAGCCTTTGA